Proteins from a single region of Halorubrum sp. 2020YC2:
- a CDS encoding ADP-ribosylglycohydrolase family protein, whose protein sequence is MDSDRARGVLLGLACGDALGRPVEFKSASAISTEHGRLDEMVGEGTWNQPAGMITDDTEQALCIVRSLAEQHEFDPADIAERFVAWYDSNPFDIGRMTMKSLSRLKHGDEWDEAGQHVWESSPEGQNAGNGSVMRCAPLAIPYADDWERLGKVSRQSSQITHADPRCTYGCAVLNLTVAGLLDNADTPLQDALDDVGSDAPSELVTALQPLARGDSPDTLETSGYVVHSLQTALHDGLFAESAEEAIVTAVNRGGDTDTIGAIAGAVAGARFGESQLPERWLSAIDEVGELESLASQLTTLS, encoded by the coding sequence ATGGATTCGGATCGAGCACGCGGTGTCCTCCTCGGGTTAGCGTGCGGCGATGCGCTAGGCCGACCGGTCGAGTTCAAATCCGCGTCGGCGATCAGTACGGAACACGGACGACTCGACGAGATGGTCGGCGAGGGGACGTGGAATCAGCCCGCCGGGATGATCACGGACGACACCGAGCAGGCGCTGTGTATCGTACGGAGCCTCGCCGAGCAACACGAGTTCGATCCGGCAGACATTGCCGAGCGGTTCGTCGCGTGGTATGACAGTAACCCGTTCGACATCGGGCGGATGACGATGAAGTCGCTCAGCCGACTCAAACACGGTGACGAGTGGGACGAAGCAGGCCAGCACGTCTGGGAGAGCAGTCCGGAGGGTCAGAACGCGGGCAACGGGAGTGTGATGCGATGCGCGCCGCTCGCCATCCCGTACGCGGACGACTGGGAGCGACTCGGCAAGGTGAGCCGCCAGTCCTCGCAGATCACCCACGCCGATCCGCGGTGTACGTACGGCTGCGCGGTGCTGAATCTCACGGTGGCTGGCCTCCTCGACAACGCGGACACGCCCTTACAGGACGCACTCGACGACGTCGGTTCGGACGCGCCTAGCGAGCTCGTGACGGCGCTTCAACCGCTCGCTCGTGGCGATTCACCAGACACGTTGGAGACGTCGGGATACGTCGTCCACTCACTACAGACAGCACTCCACGATGGGCTATTTGCTGAGAGTGCCGAGGAGGCGATTGTGACTGCGGTCAATCGCGGTGGAGATACCGACACGATCGGCGCGATTGCGGGTGCGGTCGCAGGTGCGCGGTTCGGGGAATCACAGCTTCCGGAGCGGTGGCTGAGTGCCATCGATGAGGTGGGCGAACTCGAATCCCTGGCAAGTCAGCTCACGACCCTGTCGTGA
- a CDS encoding tyrosine-type recombinase/integrase yields the protein MTNEKRREIADAFEKDLDPLSTLEETFIRKELEPFEAALTDLIDYETTPQGTINNYTVPIKQWKSFMDRYDRHPACPAEHHVGAFITYLRQERENSDSTIKPKIRHLDSVFKHWQSDPAFPHDDAFNPFSKELQRGHLSPEEANEPPRISVPELREKLQDVNHWRDQCIIVMQLKLGLRASELCNIKLSEINLRHQELTDHYDEMGTHRRVRDRPNCVYIPPDRDLNKSNVPRVLPLDDEMRLLLIEYLLVRPDNGKSWLFLSPTRHNQMNNSKINEIWKDYFHPEYKMDPDDPYRSLTSHFGRHRFSTHFRNERQWPEEKVQYMTGHKGSYDSDQHDSLATYVHTYYEDIKDRYLDEIYKFGLGI from the coding sequence ATGACAAACGAAAAACGCAGAGAGATCGCAGACGCCTTCGAGAAAGATTTAGATCCGCTCTCGACGCTCGAGGAGACCTTCATCAGAAAGGAACTTGAACCGTTTGAGGCGGCTCTTACCGACCTCATCGACTACGAAACGACGCCTCAAGGAACGATCAATAACTACACGGTACCAATCAAACAGTGGAAAAGCTTCATGGACAGATATGACCGTCACCCGGCATGCCCGGCTGAACACCATGTTGGTGCGTTCATTACATACCTCCGGCAAGAACGCGAAAATTCAGACAGCACCATTAAACCGAAGATCCGCCATTTGGATAGCGTTTTCAAACACTGGCAGTCCGACCCGGCCTTCCCCCACGACGACGCGTTCAATCCATTTTCGAAGGAACTACAGAGAGGTCACTTGTCACCAGAAGAAGCGAACGAACCGCCACGAATCTCTGTTCCTGAACTCCGTGAGAAGCTCCAAGACGTGAACCACTGGCGAGATCAGTGTATCATTGTGATGCAACTGAAACTCGGTCTCCGCGCAAGTGAACTGTGTAACATCAAGCTGTCAGAAATCAATCTCCGTCATCAAGAACTGACAGACCACTACGATGAGATGGGGACGCACAGACGAGTCCGCGACCGGCCCAACTGCGTCTACATTCCGCCTGACCGAGATCTGAACAAGTCAAATGTCCCCCGAGTGCTTCCACTCGACGATGAGATGCGGCTGCTCCTCATTGAGTATCTTCTCGTGAGGCCCGACAACGGAAAATCATGGCTGTTTCTCTCTCCGACCCGCCATAATCAGATGAACAACTCAAAAATCAACGAGATTTGGAAAGATTACTTCCACCCCGAATATAAGATGGATCCTGATGATCCATATCGGAGTCTAACCTCACACTTCGGTCGCCACCGGTTCTCAACGCACTTCCGAAACGAACGGCAGTGGCCAGAAGAGAAAGTACAGTACATGACGGGCCACAAGGGTAGCTACGACAGCGATCAGCATGACTCACTTGCCACATACGTCCACACGTACTACGAAGACATCAAAGACCGATACCTTGACGAGATCTACAAGTTCGGGCTTGGTATCTAA
- a CDS encoding FAD-dependent monooxygenase has translation MGGLFTGIALERSGHQPTIYERSAGALKSRGGGIVAQQNIRQFLSDHDIVDPDDITTRSHERRFLTESGDVERTVSETIVFTSWDALYRQLRDAFPDEQYRTGTTVTRVTPETATATTDDGTERSADVVVAAEGGQSATRAQLHPDVEPEFASYVAWRGVVDEATIPAACVEAFDETFTFYQGADQLILAYFIPGPDGETEPGSRRLNWVWYDTLDGRDRDVIFTDTSDTEQRFSVPPGRLRDPVRHQQRERAATLPPVFETLVSETPDLFVQAIYDLTVPAMVSDRVCLLGDGAFVARPHTAAGTAKAAGDATALADALSSHESVDDALAEWDQTRTEYGTTLVARGKQMGNVRLNLN, from the coding sequence CGGGATAGTCGCCCAACAGAACATCCGTCAGTTTCTCAGTGACCACGACATCGTGGACCCGGATGATATCACGACCCGGTCTCACGAGCGCCGGTTTCTCACGGAAAGCGGGGACGTCGAACGCACCGTGTCCGAGACGATAGTGTTCACGTCGTGGGACGCGCTCTACCGACAACTCCGTGACGCCTTCCCCGACGAGCAGTACCGAACTGGGACAACGGTCACACGCGTGACGCCCGAGACGGCCACGGCCACGACCGATGACGGGACAGAACGGTCGGCGGACGTGGTTGTCGCCGCCGAGGGTGGTCAGTCGGCGACACGCGCACAACTACATCCCGACGTGGAACCGGAGTTCGCGTCCTACGTCGCATGGCGTGGCGTCGTCGACGAAGCGACCATCCCGGCTGCGTGTGTCGAGGCGTTCGACGAGACGTTCACGTTCTACCAGGGGGCCGATCAGCTCATTCTCGCGTACTTCATTCCGGGGCCGGACGGCGAGACTGAGCCGGGCTCGCGTCGTCTCAACTGGGTGTGGTACGACACGCTCGACGGCCGGGACCGGGATGTGATATTCACGGACACGAGCGATACTGAACAACGGTTCTCCGTTCCACCGGGGCGGTTACGCGACCCGGTTCGTCACCAACAGCGCGAGCGCGCAGCGACGCTCCCACCCGTGTTCGAGACACTCGTCAGCGAGACACCGGATCTCTTCGTACAGGCGATTTACGACCTGACGGTGCCGGCGATGGTCTCGGACCGGGTGTGTCTCCTCGGTGACGGCGCGTTCGTTGCCCGCCCACATACGGCAGCTGGGACTGCGAAGGCGGCAGGGGATGCGACCGCGCTCGCCGACGCCCTTTCGAGTCACGAATCGGTCGACGACGCGCTCGCAGAATGGGATCAAACACGCACCGAGTACGGCACCACGCTCGTTGCCCGTGGGAAGCAGATGGGTAACGTGCGGCTGAATCTGAACTGA
- a CDS encoding cold shock domain-containing protein, protein MPLQYDGGDRIRNPDRTDYRVGNRFKTVLETLPDSTVPEALVIVGILTREVTPIDTDPSAHRETAATITDPPSAEVPVETVQRTLWLLSEVRGSLSTERKQAIGRILSASGLNTPGGSEPERDRTCETDESVDSNADNSNSTAGDVHEGGGGQNNLERDYECEFCAEPFARERELMSHLTSCAERPDGARFGCDHCDRTYHSQHAVDRHVERTHEPEPEEQTVHRCADCGDKFDAPMDLLRHKASHTEHSNDTADTDDSSAPTGGQQLNDGFVARDDVGIVDYSNPEDGYGFISTSEVTDDVFFHMSNVAGRFPTEDDLLQYDIRETDRGYEAVDIEHKERAESSTDPFASTRTRWGGN, encoded by the coding sequence ATGCCCCTCCAATATGACGGTGGAGATCGAATCCGAAACCCGGACCGTACTGATTACCGGGTCGGGAACCGATTCAAAACGGTTCTCGAGACGCTCCCAGATTCGACGGTCCCGGAAGCGCTAGTGATAGTCGGAATTCTGACTCGTGAGGTAACCCCCATCGATACCGACCCGTCAGCGCATCGGGAAACAGCGGCGACGATTACAGACCCACCGTCTGCTGAGGTCCCCGTTGAGACGGTTCAGCGGACTCTTTGGTTGCTCAGCGAGGTTCGGGGATCACTCTCTACGGAGCGCAAACAGGCAATCGGCAGGATACTCTCCGCTTCAGGATTGAACACGCCAGGAGGGTCTGAACCCGAGAGGGACCGAACGTGCGAGACGGACGAGAGTGTCGACTCGAACGCCGATAATTCGAACTCGACTGCGGGGGACGTGCACGAAGGTGGAGGCGGGCAAAACAATCTTGAGAGGGACTACGAGTGTGAGTTTTGTGCAGAGCCATTTGCTAGGGAACGTGAGTTGATGTCTCATCTAACGTCGTGTGCCGAGCGCCCTGATGGTGCTCGCTTCGGGTGCGATCACTGTGACCGCACATACCACTCTCAGCACGCAGTCGACCGCCATGTCGAACGCACTCATGAGCCGGAGCCAGAGGAACAGACAGTACATCGCTGTGCTGACTGTGGAGATAAGTTCGATGCGCCGATGGATCTCCTCAGGCACAAGGCGAGTCACACGGAACACTCGAACGATACCGCTGACACGGACGATTCCTCGGCCCCAACTGGCGGACAACAGCTAAACGACGGATTCGTGGCTCGGGACGATGTCGGTATTGTTGACTACTCTAATCCGGAGGATGGCTATGGGTTCATTTCGACAAGTGAGGTGACTGATGATGTCTTCTTCCACATGAGCAACGTTGCAGGTCGATTCCCCACAGAGGATGACCTACTACAGTATGATATCCGGGAGACCGATCGTGGGTACGAAGCGGTCGATATCGAGCACAAAGAACGGGCAGAGTCGTCAACCGACCCATTCGCCAGTACACGTACGCGCTGGGGAGGGAATTGA
- a CDS encoding serine hydrolase domain-containing protein, producing MPSTLSRRRFLSQSAAVGAGTAVAASGLASGSTEPTQPTNVDTLIDDAATRALAEHDAGGLTVAVVDGDEVHTSGYGHAFLSEDVPVRADETLFRIGSVSKVLTWTAAMQVVDRGQIAPDAPVDDYLEAVDLPETYDEPITLEHLATHTRIRSSRARRFGERSSARPSTGRVSLDRRPGACPSAG from the coding sequence ATGCCCTCCACACTCTCACGACGCCGTTTCCTGTCGCAGTCCGCTGCCGTCGGTGCTGGCACCGCCGTCGCGGCCAGTGGTCTTGCGAGCGGTTCGACCGAACCGACACAACCGACCAACGTGGATACGCTTATCGACGATGCGGCCACCCGCGCGTTGGCAGAACACGATGCGGGCGGACTGACAGTCGCCGTTGTCGACGGTGACGAGGTCCACACGAGCGGCTACGGCCACGCCTTTCTGAGCGAAGACGTCCCGGTTCGAGCGGACGAGACGCTCTTTCGCATCGGCTCCGTCTCGAAGGTGCTCACGTGGACGGCCGCGATGCAAGTCGTCGACCGTGGGCAGATCGCACCAGACGCCCCGGTGGACGACTACCTCGAGGCCGTCGACCTCCCGGAAACGTACGACGAACCGATCACACTCGAACACCTTGCCACCCACACCAGGATTCGAAGTTCGAGGGCGAGGCGATTCGGTGAGCGATCCTCAGCACGTCCGTCCACTGGCCGAGTCAGTCTCGACAGACGTCCCGGCGCGTGTCCGTCCGCCGGGTGA
- a CDS encoding RecQ family ATP-dependent DNA helicase, whose product MTKGQAQKLLERSIGPDAEFRPDQWEAIDALVNERERLLLVQRTGWGKSSVYFIATKLLRAQGAGPTLIISPLLALMRNQIEDAEQQLGLDAWTINSNNTDEWDDAKQRVLDGDCDVLLISPERLAKPEFRENILAEMEDEIGLLVIDEAHCISDWGHDFRPDYRRIKRILQDLPSHIPVAATTATANDRVIDDVTTQVPDLRVIRGDLMRDSLRIQTVEMDSRARRLAWLAENLGELPGSGIVYCLTTDEVEMVAKWLTQRGFSAKHYHGGMDGDVRSEREDQLLANEVDALVATNALGMGFNKPDLGWVVHFQRPPNLIRYYQEIGRAGRGLDEAYAVLLSGEEDDRIAEYFIEEAFPAPEDFETVLATIEESDAPLYKYEVLKRANVSWKAASKCLNILRVENALLRVEDGFERTSKDWQYDRDRFESITEQRWRELAQIQEFVKTESCLAAFIDDVLDGTMTTSCGQCANCTGPFLPSSVRDEALVDEAVEHYRDASWQVISARYYMPEPDGGRSKIADTRKTEDGRTLTVYGDPGLGELVREQRSNGEAYSQEVVDAAVEHIQAVWEPTPAPAWVTAVPSRNDDEHVTDLAQRIAAGLGVPYEPALRKVKSTDSQHELANSYQKRWNVEDAFEVTAGVRSDPVLLVDETVNSRWTLTEAGLTLRDGGSGIVYPFALAERGKW is encoded by the coding sequence GTGACGAAAGGGCAGGCGCAGAAATTGCTTGAGCGATCTATCGGGCCCGATGCGGAGTTCCGGCCTGACCAGTGGGAAGCGATCGATGCGCTCGTGAATGAACGAGAGCGATTACTGCTCGTTCAGCGGACCGGGTGGGGGAAGAGCTCGGTGTATTTTATTGCGACAAAACTGTTGCGAGCACAGGGAGCTGGGCCGACGCTCATCATCAGTCCGTTGTTGGCGTTGATGCGGAATCAAATCGAGGACGCGGAACAGCAACTCGGGCTTGACGCGTGGACGATCAACTCGAACAACACCGATGAGTGGGACGACGCGAAACAGCGGGTTCTCGACGGGGACTGTGACGTACTTCTCATCTCACCAGAGCGGCTCGCTAAGCCGGAATTCCGTGAGAATATTCTTGCGGAGATGGAAGACGAAATCGGACTGCTCGTCATCGACGAGGCTCACTGTATCTCTGACTGGGGTCACGATTTCCGGCCGGATTACCGTCGGATCAAACGCATCCTACAGGACCTACCGAGTCATATCCCGGTTGCAGCGACGACTGCGACGGCGAACGACCGGGTCATTGACGACGTGACGACTCAGGTCCCGGACTTGCGCGTGATTCGTGGTGATCTCATGCGGGACTCGCTACGCATTCAAACGGTAGAGATGGACTCACGAGCGAGGCGACTCGCGTGGCTCGCGGAGAATCTCGGCGAGTTACCAGGGTCCGGAATCGTGTACTGCTTGACGACTGACGAAGTCGAGATGGTGGCGAAGTGGTTGACTCAGCGAGGATTCTCTGCGAAGCATTATCACGGAGGAATGGACGGGGACGTTCGGAGCGAACGTGAAGACCAGTTGTTGGCGAACGAGGTCGACGCGCTCGTTGCGACGAACGCGCTCGGGATGGGGTTCAATAAACCAGACCTCGGGTGGGTCGTCCACTTTCAGCGCCCGCCAAACCTCATCAGGTATTACCAGGAGATCGGTCGCGCAGGACGCGGGTTAGACGAGGCGTACGCCGTCCTGCTCTCCGGAGAGGAAGACGACAGGATTGCCGAGTACTTCATCGAAGAAGCGTTCCCTGCTCCGGAGGATTTCGAAACCGTCCTGGCGACGATCGAAGAGAGCGACGCACCGCTGTACAAGTATGAGGTGTTGAAACGCGCGAACGTGTCGTGGAAAGCGGCGTCGAAGTGCCTGAATATCCTACGTGTCGAGAACGCGTTGCTCCGCGTTGAGGACGGGTTCGAGCGGACGTCGAAAGACTGGCAGTACGATCGCGACCGGTTCGAATCGATCACGGAACAGCGGTGGCGGGAACTCGCGCAGATCCAAGAGTTCGTCAAGACGGAGTCCTGCTTGGCGGCGTTTATCGACGACGTGCTCGACGGGACGATGACGACGTCGTGTGGGCAGTGTGCGAACTGTACCGGTCCGTTCCTCCCGTCTTCGGTCCGAGACGAAGCGCTCGTCGACGAAGCTGTCGAGCATTACCGGGACGCGTCGTGGCAGGTGATATCTGCACGGTACTACATGCCGGAGCCGGACGGTGGGCGTTCGAAGATCGCAGACACACGAAAAACGGAAGACGGGCGGACACTCACCGTGTACGGAGACCCGGGGCTCGGTGAGCTCGTCCGCGAACAGCGGAGTAATGGTGAGGCATACAGCCAGGAAGTAGTCGACGCCGCCGTTGAACACATCCAAGCCGTGTGGGAACCGACACCCGCGCCGGCGTGGGTGACAGCTGTCCCGTCACGAAACGACGATGAGCACGTGACAGATCTCGCACAGCGAATCGCAGCGGGACTCGGAGTTCCCTACGAACCCGCGTTGCGAAAGGTCAAATCGACCGACTCGCAACACGAGTTAGCAAATTCGTATCAGAAACGGTGGAACGTCGAGGACGCGTTCGAGGTGACGGCCGGTGTTCGGTCAGACCCGGTTTTGCTCGTTGACGAGACAGTCAACTCCCGGTGGACGCTTACCGAGGCCGGATTAACGCTGCGAGACGGCGGCAGTGGGATCGTGTATCCGTTCGCGCTCGCAGAACGAGGTAAGTGGTGA
- a CDS encoding helix-turn-helix domain-containing protein, whose protein sequence is MLDVTMDMEQFDCPFIDTSADHDVSFSAMHWQLDTASEQLETRLLVESPDRYELGEGLSALRDHENMAEYRLFSKEDGTAIVRTVIEETNAMSTITDHGGYITGPFLIEDGSERWQVGFDDEATTEAALHDLEKGNEFVVEDRSELSMEALFDTMRNANAASTMLDACRDLTDVERETIESAADAGYFESPREATLSTLADEFDVSTAAVSKNMRRGEKKLLRSVVAALDGLE, encoded by the coding sequence ATGCTCGACGTCACGATGGATATGGAGCAGTTCGACTGCCCGTTCATCGACACCTCCGCCGACCACGACGTCTCCTTCTCCGCCATGCACTGGCAGCTGGACACCGCGTCGGAGCAGTTGGAGACGCGGCTGCTCGTGGAGTCGCCGGACCGCTACGAGCTCGGCGAGGGGCTCTCGGCGCTCCGCGACCACGAGAACATGGCCGAGTACCGGCTGTTCTCGAAGGAGGACGGCACCGCAATCGTCCGCACCGTCATCGAGGAGACGAACGCGATGTCGACGATAACGGACCACGGCGGCTACATCACGGGCCCGTTCCTGATCGAGGACGGCTCCGAGCGCTGGCAGGTCGGGTTCGACGACGAGGCGACGACGGAGGCGGCGCTCCACGACTTAGAGAAGGGTAACGAGTTCGTCGTCGAGGACCGCTCGGAGCTCTCGATGGAGGCGCTGTTCGACACGATGCGGAACGCGAACGCGGCCTCGACGATGCTGGACGCGTGCCGCGACCTGACCGACGTCGAGCGCGAGACCATCGAGTCCGCGGCCGACGCGGGCTACTTCGAGTCGCCGCGCGAGGCGACGCTGTCGACGCTAGCAGACGAGTTCGACGTCTCGACCGCGGCCGTCTCGAAGAACATGCGCCGCGGCGAGAAGAAACTGCTCCGAAGCGTCGTCGCCGCGCTCGACGGACTCGAGTAG
- a CDS encoding alpha/beta fold hydrolase produces MPSVTRDGVAIDYAVDGDPDGPTVLLLEGLGYGRWMWRWLAEALADDYEVLRPDNRGTGDSDVPEGPYSAAEMAADAAAVIDDRGVDAVHVCGASMGGMIAQELALADDRVASLALLCTSPGGDEAAPTPPEVQEHIFSAPEDADPRERIRYLMEPAVSDGFYEREPELVDRIVDWRLAGDATPTGREAQVAAVAAFDASGRIGDLSVPTLVLHGTADRVLPVENADLLAERLPHADVELFEGGPHLFFVEERERVNDRVRSFLGGVA; encoded by the coding sequence ATGCCAAGCGTGACACGCGACGGCGTGGCCATCGACTACGCCGTCGACGGGGACCCCGACGGACCGACCGTGCTGCTGCTCGAAGGGCTCGGGTACGGCCGGTGGATGTGGCGGTGGCTCGCCGAGGCGTTGGCCGACGACTACGAGGTGCTCCGCCCGGACAACCGCGGCACCGGTGACTCCGACGTGCCGGAAGGACCGTACTCGGCGGCGGAGATGGCGGCCGACGCGGCCGCGGTCATCGACGACCGCGGCGTCGACGCGGTCCACGTCTGCGGCGCGTCGATGGGCGGGATGATCGCCCAGGAGCTCGCGCTCGCCGACGACCGCGTCGCCTCGCTGGCGCTGCTCTGTACGTCGCCGGGCGGCGACGAGGCGGCCCCGACGCCGCCGGAGGTGCAAGAGCACATCTTCTCCGCGCCCGAGGACGCGGACCCCCGCGAGCGGATCCGCTACCTGATGGAGCCGGCTGTCTCCGACGGCTTCTACGAGCGCGAGCCGGAGCTCGTCGACCGGATCGTCGACTGGCGGCTCGCGGGCGACGCGACGCCGACGGGCCGCGAGGCGCAGGTCGCGGCCGTGGCGGCGTTCGACGCGAGCGGTCGGATCGGCGACCTCTCCGTACCGACGCTCGTCCTCCACGGGACCGCGGACCGCGTCCTCCCGGTCGAGAACGCCGACCTGCTCGCGGAGCGCCTCCCGCACGCCGACGTTGAGCTGTTCGAGGGCGGGCCGCACCTCTTCTTCGTCGAGGAGCGCGAGCGCGTCAACGACCGCGTCCGGTCGTTCCTCGGCGGGGTCGCCTGA
- a CDS encoding serine hydrolase domain-containing protein, with product MSDPQHVRPLAESVSTDVPARVRPPGELAQYTNYAAALTGQLIADVSGQQFDSFVTENVFAPLGMSHSTFQAAPSGLVPADGTAVDDVVSFYSDVSPASGLHTTAADMARLLQAHLNDGVVDGERILSESAVDTMHQQWFTPHERIDGMAFGLFERTRGDTRIIRHGGGVPQFATEFALLPEEDVGLFVVAHGSEASAAKQEVADALLERYAPVDSSGQRRSPDGTPERAGELAGRYRSVNATDTVSSEKLVFGLVTGRPIDVRVADDGRLITEQGDGRDEWVEVEPLVFEHIEEDSTLVFRETDGEVTHLLDGLSAYEQIGYHERLSVQGRVAAAVTVLGLTGLVGWPVARGWRRYRGGDSPPPSATRARWVAGAGVAGLLLFVLTFFAVSVAVASMGRPTLFDRPPAWFEVVFVVPTLGVIATTGAVAYAVRAWVRGDWSIATRVHYSAVVVAATVLYWLLQYWNLLWVRMG from the coding sequence GTGAGCGATCCTCAGCACGTCCGTCCACTGGCCGAGTCAGTCTCGACAGACGTCCCGGCGCGTGTCCGTCCGCCGGGTGAACTCGCCCAATACACCAACTACGCCGCCGCACTAACCGGACAGCTGATCGCGGACGTCTCCGGGCAGCAATTCGACTCGTTCGTCACGGAGAACGTGTTCGCGCCGCTCGGGATGTCACACAGCACATTCCAAGCGGCTCCCTCCGGACTCGTACCTGCCGATGGAACGGCGGTTGACGATGTCGTGAGTTTCTACTCCGACGTGTCACCAGCCTCCGGCCTCCACACGACCGCCGCAGATATGGCACGGCTGTTACAAGCACATCTCAACGACGGTGTCGTCGACGGCGAACGGATCCTTTCGGAGAGCGCGGTCGACACGATGCACCAGCAGTGGTTCACACCGCACGAACGGATCGACGGCATGGCGTTCGGTCTCTTTGAGAGAACCCGTGGTGATACGCGGATCATCCGTCACGGTGGCGGCGTCCCGCAGTTCGCCACTGAGTTCGCCCTGCTCCCAGAGGAGGACGTCGGCCTGTTCGTGGTCGCCCACGGCAGCGAAGCATCCGCTGCGAAGCAAGAAGTCGCAGACGCGCTCCTCGAACGGTACGCACCCGTTGATTCAAGCGGACAACGGCGGTCTCCTGACGGGACACCCGAACGTGCTGGCGAACTCGCCGGTCGATACCGGTCGGTGAACGCGACCGACACGGTCAGTTCCGAGAAACTCGTCTTCGGACTCGTTACGGGCCGACCGATCGACGTCCGCGTCGCCGACGACGGTCGGCTGATAACGGAGCAAGGAGACGGCAGGGACGAATGGGTCGAAGTCGAGCCGCTCGTCTTCGAGCACATCGAGGAGGACTCGACACTGGTGTTCCGCGAGACGGACGGTGAGGTGACCCACCTGTTGGACGGACTCAGCGCGTACGAACAGATCGGCTACCACGAGCGGCTCTCGGTACAAGGGCGAGTCGCGGCGGCTGTGACAGTACTGGGACTCACCGGTCTCGTGGGCTGGCCGGTCGCCCGGGGATGGCGTCGATATCGCGGTGGGGATTCGCCACCGCCATCTGCCACTCGTGCTCGGTGGGTCGCTGGCGCGGGCGTCGCCGGGCTCCTGCTGTTCGTCCTTACGTTCTTCGCCGTTTCCGTTGCCGTGGCGTCGATGGGCAGGCCGACACTGTTCGACCGCCCGCCTGCGTGGTTCGAGGTCGTGTTCGTCGTGCCGACGCTCGGAGTTATTGCGACCACTGGGGCAGTCGCCTACGCAGTTCGTGCGTGGGTCCGAGGAGATTGGTCAATCGCCACGCGGGTCCACTACTCGGCCGTTGTCGTCGCGGCGACCGTCTTGTACTGGCTCCTACAGTATTGGAACCTGCTGTGGGTTCGGATGGGATGA